One Struthio camelus isolate bStrCam1 chromosome 28, bStrCam1.hap1, whole genome shotgun sequence genomic region harbors:
- the KCNH3 gene encoding potassium voltage-gated channel subfamily H member 3 isoform X2, whose amino-acid sequence MPPMRGLLAPQNAFLDTLARRFDGTHSNFVLGNAQVPSAFPVVYCSDGFCALTGFSRAEVLQRSCACPFLYGPDTSALRRRQLRRALDERRPFAGELLLYRKSGVPFWCLLDVVPIRNEKDEVALFLVCHKDLTGTKSRSGTEGSKEAGGRRQPGRAGAKGFSGSRRRSRAVLYHLAGQLQKQSKSKRHLSQGIFGDEASLPEYKVAALRKPPFILLHYGAFKAGWDGLTLLATLYVAVTVPYSVCLGASEGLPATRGPPSVGDLCVEILFMLDIVLNFRTTFVSKSGQVVLEPGAISRHYLAGWFPLDLVAALPFDLLAACQVDVYVGAHLLKTVRLLRLLRLLPHLDRYSQHSAVVLSLLMVVFALLAHWVACGWFFLGQREVEGSPGALPDIGWLQELARRLETPYYLAGKNCSANGTGPGSANCSGTGGGGLLGGPSLRSAYITSLYFALSSLTSVGFGNVSANTDTEKIFSICTMLVGALMHAVVFGNVTAIIQRMDARRFLYHSRTRDLRDYIRLHRIPRPLKRRILDYFQSAWAANNGIEAAEELLQLPAFGAASRGCLRALSLGIRPSFCTPGEVLIRRGDALQALYFVRSGSMEVLRDGTVLAILGKGDLFGCDLGAGPRACQANADVRGLTYCGLQSLGRRALADGLALDPDFTRTFRRQLRRSLSYDLGGSAAAEAEPTPPSALEEEEEAEEEEEAAEPWPPTASPAPGPPASPSPQLSPQPPRSGGPHPNARRPTALQLHSLPWSGPPDLSPRVVDGIEGEACASDKPLFNFHLGPDCYSPSRGPGKGPGVPDTWVPWGRGPDSPHPTPAVETGLLTIPPGPPEPTSAGTIEKLRQAVAELSGQVLQLREGLRVLRQAVQLLLPPQLPLRPEAPAMATALQPLHVETGGPGLCLHHPPQDCARSHPWGPPAAQSSPWLCPDPFWGSLGGQDVELGANPPRWPPAPGPPLPASFGGHGSPGLEMGPTVPWDVPSLELAVMGGAQGQESPQAQEEGTGI is encoded by the exons ATGCCGCCGATGCGGGGCCTCCTGGCGCCGCAAAACGCCTTCCTCGACACCCTCGCCCGCCGCTTCGACGGGACGC ACAGTAACTTCGTGCTGGGCAATGCCCAGGTGCCCAGCGCCTTCCCCGTCGTCTACTGCTCCGACGGCTTCTGCGCCCTGACGGGCTTCTCGCGGGCCGAGGTGCTGCAGCGGAGCTGCGCCTGCCCCTTCCTCTACGGCCCCGACACCagcgcgctgcggcggcggcagctccgccGGGCCCTGGACGAGCGGCGGCCCTTCGCCGGCGAGCTCCTCCTCTACCGCAAGAGCG GCGTCCCGTTCTGGTGCCTGCTGGACGTGGTGCCCATCAGGAACGAGAAGGACGAggtggccctgttcctcgtgtgCCACAAGGACCTCACCGGCACCAAGAGCCGCTCCGGCACCGAGGGCTCGAAGGAGGCTG gcgggcgccggcagcccggccgggccggggcgaagGGCTTCAGCGGCAGCCGGCGCCGCAGCCGGGCTGTTCTCTACCACCTCGCGgggcagctgcagaagcagagcaagAGCAAGCGCCACCTCAGCCAG GGCATTTTTGGGGACGAGGCCTCGCTGCCCGAGTACAAGGTGGCCGCCCTCCGCAAGCCCCCCTTCATCCTGCTGCACTACGGGGCCTTCAAGGCGGGCTGGGACGGGCTCACCCTGCTCGCCACCCTCTACGTGGCCGTCACGGTGCCCTACAGCGTCTGCCTGGGCGCCAGCGAGGGGCTCCCGGCCACCCGCGGACCCCCCAGCGTCGGCGACCTGTGCGTGGAAATCCTCTTCATGCTGG ACATCGTCCTCAACTTCCGCACCACCTTCGTCAGCAAGTCGGGCCAGGTGGTGCTGGAGCCCGGTGCCATCTCCCGGCACTACCTGGCCGGCTGGTTCCCGCTGGACCTGGTGGCCGCGCTGCCCTTCGACCTGCTCGCCGCCTGCCAGGTCGACGTG TACGTCGGGGCCCATCTGCTGAAGACGGTgcggctgctgcggctgctgcggctgctgcccCACCTGGACCGCTACTCGCAGCACAGCGCCGTGGTGCTCTCGCTGCTCATGGTGGTCTTCGCCCTGCTCGCCCACTGGGTCGCCTGCGGCTGGTTCTTCCTGGGGCAGCGCGAGGTGgagggcagccccggggcgctgcccgaCATCG gctggctgcaggagctggcgcGGCGCCTCGAGACCCCCTACTACCTGGCGGGGAAGAACTGCAGCGCCAACGGCACCGGCCCGGGCAGCGCCAACTGcagcggcaccggcggcggggggctgctggggggcccctcgctgcgcAGCGCCTACATCACCTCGCTCTACTTcgccctgagcagcctcaccaGCGTGGGCTTCGGCAACGTCTCCGCCAACACCGACACCGAGAAGATCTTCTCCATCTGCACCATGCTGGTCGGGG cgCTGATGCACGCTGTGGTGTTCGGCAACGTCACGGCCATCATCCAGCGCATGGACGCCCGGCGGTTCCTGTACCACAGCCGCACGCGGGACCTGCGCGACTACATCCGCCTGCACCGCATCCCCCGGCCCCTCAAGCGCCGCATCCTCGACTACTTCCAGAGCGCCTGGGCGGCCAACAACGGCATCGAGGCGGCCGAG gagctgctgcagctgcccgcGTTCGGGGCGGCGAGCCGGGGCTGCCTGCGCGCCCTCTCGCTCGGCATCAGGCCCTCCTTCTGCACGCCCGGCGAGGTCCTCATCCGCCGCGGCGACGCGCTCCAGGCCCTCTACTTCGTCCGCTCCGGCTCCATGGAGGTGCTGCGGGACGGCACGGTCCTCGCCATCCTAG ggaagggCGACCTGTTTGGCTGCGACctgggcgcggggccgcgcgcctgCCAGGCCAACGCGGACGTGCGGGGCCTCACCTACTGCgggctgcagagcctggggcggcgggcgctggccgaCGGCCTGGCCCTCGACCCCGACTTCACCCGCAccttccgccggcagctccggcgGTCGCTCAGCTACGACCtggggggctccgccgccgccgag GCAGAGCCCACGCCGCCGTCcgcgctggaggaggaggaggaggcggaggaggaggaggaggccgccgAGCCATGGCCCCCCactgccagcccggccccggggcccccggcgtcccccagcccccagcTCTCACCCCAGCCCCCCCGGAGCGGCGGCCCCCACCCCAACGCCAGGCGCCCCACGGCcctgcagctgcacagcctgccttGGAGCGGCCCCCCAGACCTGAGTCCCAG GGTGGTGGACGGCATCGAGGGAGAGGCCTGCGCCTCCGACAAGCCCTTGTTCAACTTCCACCTGGGCCCTGACTGCTACAGCCCCTCCCGGGGGCCGGGTAAGGGCccgggggtcccggacacctgggttcccTGGGGGAGGGGCCCAGACTCACCTCACCCCACCCCAGCCGTGGAGACGGGGCTGCTCACGatcccgcccggccccccggagcCGACCAGTGCCGGCACCATCGAGAAGCTGCGGCAAGCG gtgGCTGAGCTGTCGGGGCAGGTGCTGCAGCTGCGGGAAGGGCTCCGGGTGCTGCGCCAGgccgtgcagctcctgctgccgccgCAGCTGCCCCTGCGCCCCGAGGCCCCGGCGATGGCcacagccctgcagccgctgcacgTGGagacgggggggccggggctctgCCTGCATCACCCGCCCCAGGACTGTGCCCGGAGCCATCCctggggccccccagctgcccagagctcgCCCTGGCTGTGCCCTGACCCCTTCTGGGGCTCCCTGGGGGGGCAGGATGTGGAGCTGGGTGCCAACCCCCCCAGGTGGCCACCAGCCCCTGGGCCACCCCTGCCTGCCTCCTTCGGGGGTCACGGCAGCCCCGGGCTGGAGATGGGCCCCACGGTGCCCTGGGACGTGCCCAGCCTGGAGCTGGCAGTGATGGGGGGAGCCCAGGGACAAGAGTCCCCCCAGGCCCAAGAAGAGGGGACAGGCATATGA
- the KCNH3 gene encoding potassium voltage-gated channel subfamily H member 3 isoform X1 has product MPPMRGLLAPQNAFLDTLARRFDGTHSNFVLGNAQVPSAFPVVYCSDGFCALTGFSRAEVLQRSCACPFLYGPDTSALRRRQLRRALDERRPFAGELLLYRKSGVPFWCLLDVVPIRNEKDEVALFLVCHKDLTGTKSRSGTEGSKEAGGRRQPGRAGAKGFSGSRRRSRAVLYHLAGQLQKQSKSKRHLSQGIFGDEASLPEYKVAALRKPPFILLHYGAFKAGWDGLTLLATLYVAVTVPYSVCLGASEGLPATRGPPSVGDLCVEILFMLDIVLNFRTTFVSKSGQVVLEPGAISRHYLAGWFPLDLVAALPFDLLAACQVDVYVGAHLLKTVRLLRLLRLLPHLDRYSQHSAVVLSLLMVVFALLAHWVACGWFFLGQREVEGSPGALPDIGWLQELARRLETPYYLAGKNCSANGTGPGSANCSGTGGGGLLGGPSLRSAYITSLYFALSSLTSVGFGNVSANTDTEKIFSICTMLVGALMHAVVFGNVTAIIQRMDARRFLYHSRTRDLRDYIRLHRIPRPLKRRILDYFQSAWAANNGIEAAELLQRLPEELRADVAMHLHKELLQLPAFGAASRGCLRALSLGIRPSFCTPGEVLIRRGDALQALYFVRSGSMEVLRDGTVLAILGKGDLFGCDLGAGPRACQANADVRGLTYCGLQSLGRRALADGLALDPDFTRTFRRQLRRSLSYDLGGSAAAEAEPTPPSALEEEEEAEEEEEAAEPWPPTASPAPGPPASPSPQLSPQPPRSGGPHPNARRPTALQLHSLPWSGPPDLSPRVVDGIEGEACASDKPLFNFHLGPDCYSPSRGPGKGPGVPDTWVPWGRGPDSPHPTPAVETGLLTIPPGPPEPTSAGTIEKLRQAVAELSGQVLQLREGLRVLRQAVQLLLPPQLPLRPEAPAMATALQPLHVETGGPGLCLHHPPQDCARSHPWGPPAAQSSPWLCPDPFWGSLGGQDVELGANPPRWPPAPGPPLPASFGGHGSPGLEMGPTVPWDVPSLELAVMGGAQGQESPQAQEEGTGI; this is encoded by the exons ATGCCGCCGATGCGGGGCCTCCTGGCGCCGCAAAACGCCTTCCTCGACACCCTCGCCCGCCGCTTCGACGGGACGC ACAGTAACTTCGTGCTGGGCAATGCCCAGGTGCCCAGCGCCTTCCCCGTCGTCTACTGCTCCGACGGCTTCTGCGCCCTGACGGGCTTCTCGCGGGCCGAGGTGCTGCAGCGGAGCTGCGCCTGCCCCTTCCTCTACGGCCCCGACACCagcgcgctgcggcggcggcagctccgccGGGCCCTGGACGAGCGGCGGCCCTTCGCCGGCGAGCTCCTCCTCTACCGCAAGAGCG GCGTCCCGTTCTGGTGCCTGCTGGACGTGGTGCCCATCAGGAACGAGAAGGACGAggtggccctgttcctcgtgtgCCACAAGGACCTCACCGGCACCAAGAGCCGCTCCGGCACCGAGGGCTCGAAGGAGGCTG gcgggcgccggcagcccggccgggccggggcgaagGGCTTCAGCGGCAGCCGGCGCCGCAGCCGGGCTGTTCTCTACCACCTCGCGgggcagctgcagaagcagagcaagAGCAAGCGCCACCTCAGCCAG GGCATTTTTGGGGACGAGGCCTCGCTGCCCGAGTACAAGGTGGCCGCCCTCCGCAAGCCCCCCTTCATCCTGCTGCACTACGGGGCCTTCAAGGCGGGCTGGGACGGGCTCACCCTGCTCGCCACCCTCTACGTGGCCGTCACGGTGCCCTACAGCGTCTGCCTGGGCGCCAGCGAGGGGCTCCCGGCCACCCGCGGACCCCCCAGCGTCGGCGACCTGTGCGTGGAAATCCTCTTCATGCTGG ACATCGTCCTCAACTTCCGCACCACCTTCGTCAGCAAGTCGGGCCAGGTGGTGCTGGAGCCCGGTGCCATCTCCCGGCACTACCTGGCCGGCTGGTTCCCGCTGGACCTGGTGGCCGCGCTGCCCTTCGACCTGCTCGCCGCCTGCCAGGTCGACGTG TACGTCGGGGCCCATCTGCTGAAGACGGTgcggctgctgcggctgctgcggctgctgcccCACCTGGACCGCTACTCGCAGCACAGCGCCGTGGTGCTCTCGCTGCTCATGGTGGTCTTCGCCCTGCTCGCCCACTGGGTCGCCTGCGGCTGGTTCTTCCTGGGGCAGCGCGAGGTGgagggcagccccggggcgctgcccgaCATCG gctggctgcaggagctggcgcGGCGCCTCGAGACCCCCTACTACCTGGCGGGGAAGAACTGCAGCGCCAACGGCACCGGCCCGGGCAGCGCCAACTGcagcggcaccggcggcggggggctgctggggggcccctcgctgcgcAGCGCCTACATCACCTCGCTCTACTTcgccctgagcagcctcaccaGCGTGGGCTTCGGCAACGTCTCCGCCAACACCGACACCGAGAAGATCTTCTCCATCTGCACCATGCTGGTCGGGG cgCTGATGCACGCTGTGGTGTTCGGCAACGTCACGGCCATCATCCAGCGCATGGACGCCCGGCGGTTCCTGTACCACAGCCGCACGCGGGACCTGCGCGACTACATCCGCCTGCACCGCATCCCCCGGCCCCTCAAGCGCCGCATCCTCGACTACTTCCAGAGCGCCTGGGCGGCCAACAACGGCATCGAGGCGGCCGAG ctcctgcagcggcTGCCCGAGGAGCTGCGGGCCGACGTCGCCATGCACCTGCacaaggagctgctgcagctgcccgcGTTCGGGGCGGCGAGCCGGGGCTGCCTGCGCGCCCTCTCGCTCGGCATCAGGCCCTCCTTCTGCACGCCCGGCGAGGTCCTCATCCGCCGCGGCGACGCGCTCCAGGCCCTCTACTTCGTCCGCTCCGGCTCCATGGAGGTGCTGCGGGACGGCACGGTCCTCGCCATCCTAG ggaagggCGACCTGTTTGGCTGCGACctgggcgcggggccgcgcgcctgCCAGGCCAACGCGGACGTGCGGGGCCTCACCTACTGCgggctgcagagcctggggcggcgggcgctggccgaCGGCCTGGCCCTCGACCCCGACTTCACCCGCAccttccgccggcagctccggcgGTCGCTCAGCTACGACCtggggggctccgccgccgccgag GCAGAGCCCACGCCGCCGTCcgcgctggaggaggaggaggaggcggaggaggaggaggaggccgccgAGCCATGGCCCCCCactgccagcccggccccggggcccccggcgtcccccagcccccagcTCTCACCCCAGCCCCCCCGGAGCGGCGGCCCCCACCCCAACGCCAGGCGCCCCACGGCcctgcagctgcacagcctgccttGGAGCGGCCCCCCAGACCTGAGTCCCAG GGTGGTGGACGGCATCGAGGGAGAGGCCTGCGCCTCCGACAAGCCCTTGTTCAACTTCCACCTGGGCCCTGACTGCTACAGCCCCTCCCGGGGGCCGGGTAAGGGCccgggggtcccggacacctgggttcccTGGGGGAGGGGCCCAGACTCACCTCACCCCACCCCAGCCGTGGAGACGGGGCTGCTCACGatcccgcccggccccccggagcCGACCAGTGCCGGCACCATCGAGAAGCTGCGGCAAGCG gtgGCTGAGCTGTCGGGGCAGGTGCTGCAGCTGCGGGAAGGGCTCCGGGTGCTGCGCCAGgccgtgcagctcctgctgccgccgCAGCTGCCCCTGCGCCCCGAGGCCCCGGCGATGGCcacagccctgcagccgctgcacgTGGagacgggggggccggggctctgCCTGCATCACCCGCCCCAGGACTGTGCCCGGAGCCATCCctggggccccccagctgcccagagctcgCCCTGGCTGTGCCCTGACCCCTTCTGGGGCTCCCTGGGGGGGCAGGATGTGGAGCTGGGTGCCAACCCCCCCAGGTGGCCACCAGCCCCTGGGCCACCCCTGCCTGCCTCCTTCGGGGGTCACGGCAGCCCCGGGCTGGAGATGGGCCCCACGGTGCCCTGGGACGTGCCCAGCCTGGAGCTGGCAGTGATGGGGGGAGCCCAGGGACAAGAGTCCCCCCAGGCCCAAGAAGAGGGGACAGGCATATGA
- the KCNH3 gene encoding potassium voltage-gated channel subfamily H member 3 isoform X3, with protein sequence MPPMRGLLAPQNAFLDTLARRFDGTHSNFVLGNAQVPSAFPVVYCSDGFCALTGFSRAEVLQRSCACPFLYGPDTSALRRRQLRRALDERRPFAGELLLYRKSGVPFWCLLDVVPIRNEKDEVALFLVCHKDLTGTKSRSGTEGSKEAGGRRQPGRAGAKGFSGSRRRSRAVLYHLAGQLQKQSKSKRHLSQGIFGDEASLPEYKVAALRKPPFILLHYGAFKAGWDGLTLLATLYVAVTVPYSVCLGASEGLPATRGPPSVGDLCVEILFMLDIVLNFRTTFVSKSGQVVLEPGAISRHYLAGWFPLDLVAALPFDLLAACQVDVYVGAHLLKTVRLLRLLRLLPHLDRYSQHSAVVLSLLMVVFALLAHWVACGWFFLGQREVEGSPGALPDIGWLQELARRLETPYYLAGKNCSANGTGPGSANCSGTGGGGLLGGPSLRSAYITSLYFALSSLTSVGFGNVSANTDTEKIFSICTMLVGALMHAVVFGNVTAIIQRMDARRFLYHSRTRDLRDYIRLHRIPRPLKRRILDYFQSAWAANNGIEAAELLQRLPEELRADVAMHLHKELLQLPAFGAASRGCLRALSLGIRPSFCTPGEVLIRRGDALQALYFVRSGSMEVLRDGTVLAILGKGDLFGCDLGAGPRACQANADVRGLTYCGLQSLGRRALADGLALDPDFTRTFRRQLRRSLSYDLGGSAAAEAEPTPPSALEEEEEAEEEEEAAEPWPPTASPAPGPPASPSPQLSPQPPRSGGPHPNARRPTALQLHSLPWSGPPDLSPRVVDGIEGEACASDKPLFNFHLGPDCYSPSRGPAVETGLLTIPPGPPEPTSAGTIEKLRQAVAELSGQVLQLREGLRVLRQAVQLLLPPQLPLRPEAPAMATALQPLHVETGGPGLCLHHPPQDCARSHPWGPPAAQSSPWLCPDPFWGSLGGQDVELGANPPRWPPAPGPPLPASFGGHGSPGLEMGPTVPWDVPSLELAVMGGAQGQESPQAQEEGTGI encoded by the exons ATGCCGCCGATGCGGGGCCTCCTGGCGCCGCAAAACGCCTTCCTCGACACCCTCGCCCGCCGCTTCGACGGGACGC ACAGTAACTTCGTGCTGGGCAATGCCCAGGTGCCCAGCGCCTTCCCCGTCGTCTACTGCTCCGACGGCTTCTGCGCCCTGACGGGCTTCTCGCGGGCCGAGGTGCTGCAGCGGAGCTGCGCCTGCCCCTTCCTCTACGGCCCCGACACCagcgcgctgcggcggcggcagctccgccGGGCCCTGGACGAGCGGCGGCCCTTCGCCGGCGAGCTCCTCCTCTACCGCAAGAGCG GCGTCCCGTTCTGGTGCCTGCTGGACGTGGTGCCCATCAGGAACGAGAAGGACGAggtggccctgttcctcgtgtgCCACAAGGACCTCACCGGCACCAAGAGCCGCTCCGGCACCGAGGGCTCGAAGGAGGCTG gcgggcgccggcagcccggccgggccggggcgaagGGCTTCAGCGGCAGCCGGCGCCGCAGCCGGGCTGTTCTCTACCACCTCGCGgggcagctgcagaagcagagcaagAGCAAGCGCCACCTCAGCCAG GGCATTTTTGGGGACGAGGCCTCGCTGCCCGAGTACAAGGTGGCCGCCCTCCGCAAGCCCCCCTTCATCCTGCTGCACTACGGGGCCTTCAAGGCGGGCTGGGACGGGCTCACCCTGCTCGCCACCCTCTACGTGGCCGTCACGGTGCCCTACAGCGTCTGCCTGGGCGCCAGCGAGGGGCTCCCGGCCACCCGCGGACCCCCCAGCGTCGGCGACCTGTGCGTGGAAATCCTCTTCATGCTGG ACATCGTCCTCAACTTCCGCACCACCTTCGTCAGCAAGTCGGGCCAGGTGGTGCTGGAGCCCGGTGCCATCTCCCGGCACTACCTGGCCGGCTGGTTCCCGCTGGACCTGGTGGCCGCGCTGCCCTTCGACCTGCTCGCCGCCTGCCAGGTCGACGTG TACGTCGGGGCCCATCTGCTGAAGACGGTgcggctgctgcggctgctgcggctgctgcccCACCTGGACCGCTACTCGCAGCACAGCGCCGTGGTGCTCTCGCTGCTCATGGTGGTCTTCGCCCTGCTCGCCCACTGGGTCGCCTGCGGCTGGTTCTTCCTGGGGCAGCGCGAGGTGgagggcagccccggggcgctgcccgaCATCG gctggctgcaggagctggcgcGGCGCCTCGAGACCCCCTACTACCTGGCGGGGAAGAACTGCAGCGCCAACGGCACCGGCCCGGGCAGCGCCAACTGcagcggcaccggcggcggggggctgctggggggcccctcgctgcgcAGCGCCTACATCACCTCGCTCTACTTcgccctgagcagcctcaccaGCGTGGGCTTCGGCAACGTCTCCGCCAACACCGACACCGAGAAGATCTTCTCCATCTGCACCATGCTGGTCGGGG cgCTGATGCACGCTGTGGTGTTCGGCAACGTCACGGCCATCATCCAGCGCATGGACGCCCGGCGGTTCCTGTACCACAGCCGCACGCGGGACCTGCGCGACTACATCCGCCTGCACCGCATCCCCCGGCCCCTCAAGCGCCGCATCCTCGACTACTTCCAGAGCGCCTGGGCGGCCAACAACGGCATCGAGGCGGCCGAG ctcctgcagcggcTGCCCGAGGAGCTGCGGGCCGACGTCGCCATGCACCTGCacaaggagctgctgcagctgcccgcGTTCGGGGCGGCGAGCCGGGGCTGCCTGCGCGCCCTCTCGCTCGGCATCAGGCCCTCCTTCTGCACGCCCGGCGAGGTCCTCATCCGCCGCGGCGACGCGCTCCAGGCCCTCTACTTCGTCCGCTCCGGCTCCATGGAGGTGCTGCGGGACGGCACGGTCCTCGCCATCCTAG ggaagggCGACCTGTTTGGCTGCGACctgggcgcggggccgcgcgcctgCCAGGCCAACGCGGACGTGCGGGGCCTCACCTACTGCgggctgcagagcctggggcggcgggcgctggccgaCGGCCTGGCCCTCGACCCCGACTTCACCCGCAccttccgccggcagctccggcgGTCGCTCAGCTACGACCtggggggctccgccgccgccgag GCAGAGCCCACGCCGCCGTCcgcgctggaggaggaggaggaggcggaggaggaggaggaggccgccgAGCCATGGCCCCCCactgccagcccggccccggggcccccggcgtcccccagcccccagcTCTCACCCCAGCCCCCCCGGAGCGGCGGCCCCCACCCCAACGCCAGGCGCCCCACGGCcctgcagctgcacagcctgccttGGAGCGGCCCCCCAGACCTGAGTCCCAG GGTGGTGGACGGCATCGAGGGAGAGGCCTGCGCCTCCGACAAGCCCTTGTTCAACTTCCACCTGGGCCCTGACTGCTACAGCCCCTCCCGGGGGCCGG CCGTGGAGACGGGGCTGCTCACGatcccgcccggccccccggagcCGACCAGTGCCGGCACCATCGAGAAGCTGCGGCAAGCG gtgGCTGAGCTGTCGGGGCAGGTGCTGCAGCTGCGGGAAGGGCTCCGGGTGCTGCGCCAGgccgtgcagctcctgctgccgccgCAGCTGCCCCTGCGCCCCGAGGCCCCGGCGATGGCcacagccctgcagccgctgcacgTGGagacgggggggccggggctctgCCTGCATCACCCGCCCCAGGACTGTGCCCGGAGCCATCCctggggccccccagctgcccagagctcgCCCTGGCTGTGCCCTGACCCCTTCTGGGGCTCCCTGGGGGGGCAGGATGTGGAGCTGGGTGCCAACCCCCCCAGGTGGCCACCAGCCCCTGGGCCACCCCTGCCTGCCTCCTTCGGGGGTCACGGCAGCCCCGGGCTGGAGATGGGCCCCACGGTGCCCTGGGACGTGCCCAGCCTGGAGCTGGCAGTGATGGGGGGAGCCCAGGGACAAGAGTCCCCCCAGGCCCAAGAAGAGGGGACAGGCATATGA